The following DNA comes from Vigna radiata var. radiata cultivar VC1973A chromosome 4, Vradiata_ver6, whole genome shotgun sequence.
CGCTGGTTGTTTTATGAGTTGAGTTGTCATTAAACGCGCATCACCCTCCTTTTCTTTGATTTGTCAACCAAGAACTTCACACGTATTGTAATAACAAAATAcataaatgtaataaaactgaaaaaaaatatgccatacatatatatcatatcgtatactataaaaatatcaatGGACCATAAAAATTATTGCCATTCCCATAcaacaatgcaaaaaaaaataaacatggaaTTCTGTGCCATGAAATCAACCTTTATAATATGAAATCAACCTAAAATTTAATGGTTAagaaaatgtataataatttagtgaatattaaaaatatgaagcTATTAACAGTAACTGATAATTTACTGTGTGTAGATGAGAAATGATGAAGGTGGCCTAAAGGAACGGGAAACACCAGACACCTGTTGATTAAAAAGcaattgttaatattaatatatatatattatatggttAAGATTTCATTTTATGAACCCCcaccaaagaaaaatgaaaacagcAAGAGTTGGTTAGGCAACAGTTGAATCTCCTGGTTCTGGTTTTTGTGATCTCtaaggttgttgttgttgctgttgtagCATATGGCATACAGGAGAAGGCAAAGTCTATCAAGAGCTTCCACTTTCAAGGAAGAATTTCATGATCCAACATCATTAGATGTTGCTAAGGATTCTGATCATAACCATGCTTCTCCACCAATCCTCTCACCTTcctcttcttctacttcttcttcttcatctctcCCTACTCAACCCCCCAAACCTTCTGCTTCTCGTTACCAACCCTCTCTTTCCTTTGCATTCGCCACCCCTGACTCCGACCATCAAAGATCCAAGGTATTCCCATCATAACTCTGCAACTATTGCTTACATAGATTATATTAGATTCACAGATAGATATGTTTACAATATAAAGAGTAAATCTTTGAATgatgaattgaaattgattttatggCAATCTAATCTCAATCATTCAATCTCGTCACTTGATATGTTATGTGGGCATATGTAAAGTGAGAGTGTGATAAATCTTGATTGAATGATCAGAATTTCTTTCAATCTCAGTACACTTCAGCACACACCTATATGGTTAATTCTTGGAATGAATGAATGCAGAGCTTTGAGGCTTACGGAAATAGCAACTCCAAGTCTGGTTTCTGGGGTGTGATTGCGCAGAAAGCAAAATCAATTCTGGATGATGATAAGCCAATCTCACCACATGGAATCAAGCCCCAGACAACCAAATCATACTCTTTTAATACCTTTTCAGCTCCTCCTGCAACTCAGGTGATTGTTATATACACAATGCAGGAAGACCTGTAGTATGTTTTATGTTATGATGCTGCTGTCTAAAATTACATGAACAATAAAACTAAGTTGTGTGTTCCTGTGTTTTTTTCTGTGGCATGATTAGAACTCTCCTTCAGAATTCAAGCCAGTATATGAATCCCTCGACACTAACAGAAAAGTGGACAGTCCTAAATTTCTTAAGGGCTTGGACAGAATCACTTCATCCCTCAATCAACTAGGTGACACTTTTGAGAAGGCTTTTGAGGTAAACACTCATGTCACTTTCATTACACAATTCTATATATGCACTGATGCATTTCCATCATCACACCTCAGAAATACTTTCTGCAGACACAAAAGTTTCATATATGTATCAAGGTGTATTACAAAGTGGTTAAATTATTAACACATTGGTAATGTATTAACCAATAATTTAACCAACGTAATCAGTGTTAAAAAGTATGGTTTGCAAACAGAGATAGACACAAAGCAGTTATATGAATTCCATGTTTCAACGGCAGATCAGATATTCAATCCCAAGTAGGAGTACAAGTagatttttgtatttaataatgTTACTTGACTTACTAAATCACTTTCTCCAATTCAATGATTCTGGTCTAATTTCTTCAGGAAGGCCGAACAATTATGGAGAGTAAGACAGCAGACCTGAGAACTCAAATCAGAAGAAAATCAAGTAACTCTGGGGACACACACCAGACTTCAGATTTGAGAAATCCATTGCAAGAAGCTGCCGAGAGAGAGAAGCAATCTAGCCATGAATCAAAACTCAAGGCATCACGCGACGTAAGGTGGCAACTACACAATCATGTGACACTGCCCTCACTAGTTCATGTAGTGAAGGCATGCAGTGTCTTGAATAATTTTGGAGTTCTTAATAGTTTTAAGTTAGCATAAGAGAGACTCTTGTTACCTATATAGGCATTCATACTCAATGTAGAGGCATGAAACTGAGGGAGTGATAGTTGTATATCCGAATCAGCAGTTTTGGTTTCTTAATGTGAGCAGAGAATCATAATTTCCTTTTGCTTTTGCAGGTGGCGTTGGCAACAGCTGCCAAAGCAAAACTACTTCTTCGGGAGCTAAAATCCGTAAAAGCAGATTTAGCTTTTGCTAAAGCAAGATGTGCTCAACTtgaagaagagaataaaatactCAGGGACAAAGGGGGCAGTGACAAGGGACAGAACggtgaagatgatgatgatatggTATTGATCATTTTTTGCTGTTCACTAAGGagtgattatatatatacatatatgattTATGAGTCCAATCTATATAAAGATTGATACTAACATTTGGATTATTCCTGATAAACTGTTTGTTGTTGTGATGTGGTCAGATAAGGCATCAATTGGAGACACTTCTTGCTGAGAAGGCTCGTCTGGCGAATGAGAATGAGACATATGCAAGGGAGAACCGTTTCTTAAGGGAAATTGTGGAGTATCATCAGCTGACTATGCAAGATGTGGTGTACATAAATGAGGGCATGGAAGAAGTCACTGAAGTTTACCCTTCAGATGCCTCTGGGGTGACACGGTTGTTATCAGTCACACCACGTTCACCATCACCTGCTAGGGATGTTCTTGTCTCACCAGGCCTACCTATGctgtcaaaagaaatatttactGTGAAAGAAGAGGATGAGAACAGCAGCACTACAGAAGTTGAGACTCCTGCTACTGTCTGAGTTTCTCCACATACAaaatcttctctttctttcttttgtttttcatggTTCAGCCTTAGATGAGGTTCTCTTGCTTTGAGGAAAATATGTGCATGCTTTGAAAAGTTTACCTATTTTTGTTCAACCTTTTTAGGAAGAGAGTGGGTTATGTGAAGAGAAAgccatattttttgttttgtgtgtgacTTTCCTTTCATGGTGAGGTTGGTTTggcaaattcattttcaaacaaacgTATTGATTGATCATAATGTTTTGGAGCTGGATCTATTTCGAATGTCACActtttttctaacattttttacaAAGCAAATGTTATACTTGAgatcatatacatatatatatatatatatatatatatatatatatatatatatgtatatatatatatatatatatatatatatatatatatatatatatatgaatcttGGTCTTGGGAGTTCAGAAACTGAAATGCTTTATGAAGAGTTGTAATATGAAGTGAATTTGTCATAACATGAAATNNNNNNNNNNNNNNNNNNNNNNNNNNNNNNNNNNNNNNNNNNNNNNNNNNNNNNNNNNNNNNNNNNNNNNNNNNNNNNNNNNNNNNNNNNNNNNNNNNNNNNNNNNNNNNNNNNNNNNNNNNNNNNNNNNNNNNNNNNNNNNNNNNNNNNNNNNNNNNNNNNNNNNNNNNNNNNNNNNNNNNNNNNNNNNNNNNNNNNNNNNNNNNNNNNNNNNNNNNNNNNNNNNNNNNNNNNNNNNNNNNNNNNNNNNNNNNNNNNNNNNNNNNNNNNNNNNNNNNNNNNNNNNNNNNNNNNNNNNNNNNNNNNNNNNNNNNNNNNNNNNNNNNNNNNNNNNNNNNNNNNNNNNNNNNNNNNNNNNNNNNNNNNNNNNNNNNNNNNNNNNNNNNNNNNNNNNNNNNNNNNNNNNNNNNNNNNNNNNNNNNNNNNNNNNNNNNNNNNNNNNNNNNNNNNNNNNNNNNNNNNNNNNNNNNNNNNNNNNNNNNNNNNNNNNNNNNNNNNNNNNNNNNNNNNNNNNNNNNNNNNNNNNNNNNNNNNNNNNNNNNNNNNNNNNNNNNNNNNNNNNNNNNNNNNNNNNNNNNNNNNNNNNNNNNNNNNNNNNNNNNNNNNNNNNNNNNNNNNNNNNNNNNNNNNNNNNNNNNNNNNNNNNNNNNNNNNNNNNNNNNNNNNNNNNNNNNNNNNNNNNNNNNNNNNNNNNNNNNNNNNNNNNNNNNNNNNNNNNNNNNNNNNNNNNNNNNNNNNNNNNNNNNNNNNNNNNNNNNNNNNNNNNNNNNNNNNNNNNNNNNNNNNNNNNNNNNNNNNNNNNNNNNNNNNNNNNNNNNNNNNNNNNNNNNNNNNNNNNNNNNNNNNNNNNNNNNNNNNNNNNNNNNNNNNNNNNNNNNNNNNNNNNNNNNNNNNNNNNNNNNNNNNNNNNNNNNNNNNNNNNNNNNNNNNNNNNNNNNNNNNNNNNNNNNNNNNNNNNNNNNNNNNNNNNNNNNNNNNNNNNNNNNNNNNNNNNNNNNNNNNNNNNNNNNNNNNNNNNNNNNNNNNNNNNNNNNNNNNNNNNNNNNNNNNNNNNNNNNNNNNNNNNNNNNNNNNNNNNNNNNNNNNNNNNNNNNNNNNNNNNNNNNNNNNNNNNNNNNNNNNNNNNNNNNNNNNNNNNNNNNNNNNNNNNNNNNNatatatatatatatatatatatatatatatataaaatattttagtacataattaaatataaactataattatatattatactgGAAACACGTGTTAAATGTGCGTTGAATTCTTTTTaggataagaaaaaataataaaagtattgttatttttactattataattctaaaattaaatataaatagtttttataattatattgtaaataattttatttattttgtaggtaatttttattttaaaaaaaaattaagttaaaaaaagtcaagtaaaaaaagattaaagaaatagtgacttaaataataaaattaaaaaaaaaaaaagaattattttagtaaaaacatGGATTGAGATAATCTTTGAGTGGTGAGGATGTTCTATTTAGATAGATGTGTGTTTGGGTATAGATATTATTATACCATTAGTTGGCCATTTCAAATGTTTCCTTCTTgtgttaaaagtaaaatatgaaaactttttcaaaagccACCAAATATGAACTTTAAGGAATGGACGTAGTTGCATACATGTTTGCATACTCTGCCCTACCAAAACCACACAATTGCTTCGTTTAATGGGAAAGGCATCACTAAAGTATGCTTCTTCACACTTAATAATTTGGAaaatgttcttttaataattcttttttataattttttttaaccgtGATAACTCATTATTATtccgttttaaatatacagATCAATAAAATTGTGACACataatatattgttaaaaaaagttatcaacataatataacatgttatattaataataatgtcaTGTGGATACAATTTATTTAGCAGAAAATCTGGTTTTTGATTTTAGTTATGTATGAAATGAGGTATTTAGATGTTAGAGATACTTATGCTATAACATTATAGGTTTAGAAtacagtgaaaagaaaaaacaccaTAAGCATCTCTTGAAAAGAACTGAAGAAACATATCTGTAATGTACTGCTTTTTTGATAATTCCTTCATTCTATGTTTGCTTCGCTGGTTGTTTTATGAGTTGAGTTGTCATTAAACGCGCATCACCCTCCTTTTCTTTGATTTGTCAACCAAGAACTTCACACGTATTGTAATAACAAAATAcataaatgtaataaaactgaaaaaaaatatgccatacatatatatcatatcgtatactataaaaatatcaatGGACCATAAAAATTATTGCCATTCCCATAcaacaatgcaaaaaaaaataaacatggaaTTCTGTGCCATGAAATCAACCTTTATAATATGAAATCAACCTAAAATTTAATGGTTAagaaaatgtataataatttagtgaatattaaaaatatgaagcTATTAACAGTAACTGATAATTTACTGTGTGTAGATGAGAAATGATGAAGGTGGCCTAAAGGAACGGGAAACACCAGACACCTGTTGATTAAAAAGcaattgttaatattaatatatatatattatatggttAAGATTTCATTTTATGAACCCCcaccaaagaaaaatgaaaacagcAAGAGTTGGTTAGGCAACAGTTGAATCTCCTGGTTCTGGTTTTTGTGATCTCtaaggttgttgttgttgctgttgtagCATATGGCATACAGGAGAAGGCAAAGTCTATCAAGAGCTTCCACTTTCAAGGAAGAATTTCATGATCCAACATCATTAGATGTTGCTAAGGATTCTGATCATAACCATGCTTCTCCACCAATCCTCTCACCTTcctcttcttctacttcttcttcttcatctctcCCTACTCAACCCCCCAAACCTTCTGCTTCTCGTTACCAACCCTCTCTTTCCTTTGCATTCGCCACCCCTGACTCCGACCATCAAAGATCCAAGGTATTCCCATCATAACTCTGCAACTATTGCTTACATA
Coding sequences within:
- the LOC106758794 gene encoding uncharacterized protein LOC106758794, which produces MAYRRRQSLSRASTFKEEFHDPTSLDVAKDSDHNHASPPILSPSSSSTSSSSSLPTQPPKPSASRYQPSLSFAFATPDSDHQRSKSFEAYGNSNSKSGFWGVIAQKAKSILDDDKPISPHGIKPQTTKSYSFNTFSAPPATQNSPSEFKPVYESLDTNRKVDSPKFLKGLDRITSSLNQLGDTFEKAFEEGRTIMESKTADLRTQIRRKSSNSGDTHQTSDLRNPLQEAAEREKQSSHESKLKASRDVALATAAKAKLLLRELKSVKADLAFAKARCAQLEEENKILRDKGGSDKGQNGEDDDDMIRHQLETLLAEKARLANENETYARENRFLREIVEYHQLTMQDVVYINEGMEEVTEVYPSDASGVTRLLSVTPRSPSPARDVLVSPGLPMLSKEIFTVKEEDENSSTTEVETPATV